The following are from one region of the Nicotiana tomentosiformis chromosome 7, ASM39032v3, whole genome shotgun sequence genome:
- the LOC138895813 gene encoding uncharacterized protein, whose product MHLLFSDLDHPETKALHVRYTMHLKSRLDPLEYIFQKPMPTEKLAEWQILLSEFDIMYVSQKAIKGQALADHFTENPVDGDYKPLTTYFPDEEVLFAGEDIEESYPGWRMFFDGAANFKGVEIGAVLISEFGEHYLASAKIRFPCTNNMVEYEARFRSIDIRVQREWSTKNVKILPYLHCVKELCKKFPKIEFKHVPRIQNEFVDALATLSFMIQHPDKNYINPIEVEIRDQHAYFFHVNKEPDGKQWYHNIRKFLETREYLENATSSQKRALRRLANHFFLNREVLYRRTSDLGLLRCIGFVKATRLLEEIDPGTCGPHMNGSTLAKKILRAGYFWMTMESHSISYVQKCHQCQIHRDFIRVPPNELNVMGSP is encoded by the exons ATGCACTTGTTGTTCTCTGACTTGGATCACCCAGAAActaaggcattacatgtcagATACACGATGCATCTGAAATCTCGGCTTGACCCACTcgagtacatcttccagaagccGATGCCGACCGAAAAGCTCGCTGAATGGCAAATTCTCCTCAGCGAATTTGACATTATGTACGTATCTCAGAAGGCTATCAAGGGGCAAGCTTTAGCCGATCACTTCACAGAGAATCCGGTGGATGGGGATTACAAGCCACTCACTAcatattttcccgatgaagaagTATTATTTGCTGGAGAAGATATTGAAGAATCATACcctggatggagaatgttttttgaTGGAGCAGCAAACTTTAAAGGAGTCGAAATTGGGGCAGTCCTAATTTCGGAATTTGGAGAGCACTATCTAGCATCagcaaagataagattcccttgtaccaataatatggttgAATACGAAGC gagattccGATCTATTGATATACGGGTCCAAAGGGAATGGTCCACCAAAAATGTCAAGATCCTTCCGTACCTGCACTGCGTGAAAGAGCTATGCAAGAAGTTCccaaagattgagttcaagcacgttcccaggattcagaacgagttcgTCGACGCCCTTGCAACTCTATCATTCATGATtcagcatccagacaagaactacATCAACCCTATCGAGGTAGAGATCAGGGATCAACATGCCTATTTCTTCCATGTAAACAAAGAGCCGGATGGTAAGCAATGGTATCACAATATCAGGAAATTCCTTGAAACCAGAGAATACTTGGAGAATGCTACTAGTAGTCAAAAGCGAGCCCTCAGGAGGTTGGCAAACCATTTTTTCCTCAACAGGGAAGTCCTGTACAGGAGGACCTCAGacttaggtttgttgagatgCATAGGTTTTGTCAAGGCAACCAGGTTATTAGAAGAAATAGATCCAGGAACGTGtggaccccacatgaatgggtccacattagctaagaagatattgagagctggatacttttggatgacaaTGGAAAGCCATAGTATCAGCTACGtacagaagtgtcaccagtgtcagattcacaGGGATTTCATCCGAGTTCCGCCGAATGAGTTAAATGTGATGGGTTCACCCTAG